From a region of the Cyanobacteria bacterium GSL.Bin1 genome:
- a CDS encoding antitoxin produces the protein MNSLNPEEKELLESVEKKEWESVENLSQEMKRYQTYASHQINQQKIEVTLSVEDSQKFQELSEQLGQSIPNLSQEILHKYLQGELIERER, from the coding sequence ATGAATTCTCTCAATCCTGAAGAAAAAGAACTGTTAGAAAGTGTTGAAAAAAAAGAATGGGAAAGTGTTGAAAATCTCTCTCAAGAAATGAAGCGTTATCAAACTTATGCTAGTCATCAAATCAATCAGCAAAAAATAGAAGTGACTTTATCTGTAGAAGATAGTCAAAAATTTCAAGAACTCTCTGAACAACTTGGTCAATCTATTCCTAATTTAAGTCAAGAAATTTTACATAAATACCTACAAGGTGAATTGATTGAAAGAGAACGATAG